The genomic DNA GGTTACGACATCGAGTTTGGCCCACGGCAAATCCTGCGCAAAGGCCGCCGAGGTCGCGTCGCAAATCGTCAGTCCGGCGCGGTCATCGGGGATCATGTGGCCATGCGGCATGCGCACGCCAGACGTCGTACCGTTCCAGGTGAACACGACATCGGTATCGTAATCGATGGCCGCCATATCCGGCAGGTGGCCATAGGGCGCTGTTACTGTGTCGGCATCGATTTTAAGCTGCTTGACGCAGTCAGTCACCCAGCCAGCGCCGAAGCTTTCCCAGGCCACCATCGTGGTTTTGCGCGCGCCGAGCAGGCTCCACATGGCCATTTCCACGGCGCCGGTATCCGACGCTGGAACAATACCCACCCGGTATCCCTCTGGAACGCCGAGGATGGCAGCGGTGCGGTCGATTGCGTCTTTTAGCTTCGACTTTCCAATCGCAGAGCGATGGGAGCGCCCAAGCGCTGCATCTTTGAGAGTTTGGAGGCTCCAACCGGGGCGCTTCGCGCAGGGGCCGGACGAAAAACGCGGATTGACCGGCCGCGTGCCGGGCATCTGTGTGCTCACAATGGCTATCCTTCCAGATAGAAAGCCCCTCGTTGGGGAGGGGTGTCCCACCGCTGCGCATACAGGCGGCGACCTTCGAACGCAAGCGCAATGCCTCTGGGCATCGAACAGGTGCGCCAAAAGGTGCAAACCGATCACGGTCCAGACAACGACGACAAAAGCTGATTCTGTGAACGAACTTCAAAAGGTCGCTGAACGCAAAAATGCCGCCCATTCAACGTGAACCGGGCGGCATCTGAATGTACTTCTCAACTTGAGAGGTGTCGTAAGCGGTTAACCTTCGAGTGGAGGTTTAGTACCCGAGATAGTCGGAACCACCGAACTCCCAACGCATGCCGAGGTGCAGGTCATGCGATGTCAGTTCATTAAACTGAAGTGGGTTGTCAATGACATTGGTGCCGTCGAAGCTGATGATGTCGCCCGACTCAGCATCGCCAAGATTCAAATAACGGTAGCCAAGTTCAACGGCGAAATGATCGGTGACCTGGTAGGCCAAGCCGGCATGCAACGCCCAGGCAAACTCCCAGTCACCATTGTCCTCAGCGTAGGCAACGCCAGCGTTCGGAACGTTAAGGTCAGAGAAGCCAGAAATCTCTGTGTACGTCGCACCAACGCCGGCACCAATATAAGGTGTCAGCTTGTAATAGGTGCCCAAATCCACGAATGCGTTCGCCAGGAAAAGGAACTCAGACTTGTTGGCCGTGATGTAATTTGAGTTGGTCGGAACACCGCCGGCAGCGCCAGAATAACGATCTAGCTGGCTATACCCAGTCCGCATGCGGTATTCGGCAGACACATCCGCGCGGAACCACTGGTTGAGGCGATAACCAACAGCACCGCCGAAGACACCACCCGCCTCAAATTCTGAGTTCAGGATATCAACATCGAAAACCGCCGGATCGCTATAGATCGCGTTATCAACCGAGTCGACCTGCTGGTTTGAGAATCCAACATAGCCGCGCAGATAAAAATTACCGCCGAACTCGGCCTCATATTCCGGCTCAAAGTCGATCACTGGAGGGGGGGTAAGGTCTGCGGCAAACGCTGAACCTGCAAGCAGGGTCGTAGCGAGCGCACCGATGACCAGAGATTTGGAGGGATTACCCATCACAAGAATTCCTTCTTCGCTATCGAACGTGCTCCCGCCGCGCCTTGCGATGGGCCGTTTCTGTCGCGAACTATCAGCGAAGAAGGTTAAGACAGGTTTAAGCTTAATTTTTACCGTTAATTGAAACAGTTAACGCATAGTAAGATTTATTGCTGAACAGTAAAACATCATGCAGTCTTCAGTGGTAATTGTAAAACCGTGCAGGTGCCAAGGGCAGTTACGCGGCTTTTCGGATCGTGTGGCACAAATCGTCGACCAGCGCCTCAACCAACGTGCGGTCATCGCCTTCCGCCATGACCCGGATCAGCGGTTCGGTCCCGGAAGGCCGTATGACCAACCTTCCACGGTTGCCCAGCTTGTCGCGCGCCAGATCAACCGCCTTTTGCACACCATCATCGCCCAACGGGCTGTCGCCATCGAACTGCACATTTTTCAAGATCTGCGGGACGGGCTCGAATCTATGACACACTTCGGACACGGGCTTTTGCCGTTGCGCGACGACGCTGAGAATTTGTAACGCAGAAACCAGTCCATCGCCGGTCGTGACATAGTCAGACAGGATGATGTGGCCCGACTGTTCGCCGCCAACATTGTAACCGTGCTGGCGCATATGTTCGACGACATATCGGTCGCCGACCTGGGTGCGCACAAGGATCAAACCCCGATCGCCGAGATAACGTTCCAACCCGAGGTTCGACATGATGGTGGCAACGACGCCCGGCTGCGTAAGCCGGTCCTCGGCGTGCCACCTATCAGCAACGACCGCCATCAGCTGATCACCCTGGATAAGGGTGCCGGTCT from Pseudomonadota bacterium includes the following:
- a CDS encoding outer membrane beta-barrel protein, with protein sequence MGNPSKSLVIGALATTLLAGSAFAADLTPPPVIDFEPEYEAEFGGNFYLRGYVGFSNQQVDSVDNAIYSDPAVFDVDILNSEFEAGGVFGGAVGYRLNQWFRADVSAEYRMRTGYSQLDRYSGAAGGVPTNSNYITANKSEFLFLANAFVDLGTYYKLTPYIGAGVGATYTEISGFSDLNVPNAGVAYAEDNGDWEFAWALHAGLAYQVTDHFAVELGYRYLNLGDAESGDIISFDGTNVIDNPLQFNELTSHDLHLGMRWEFGGSDYLGY